The following nucleotide sequence is from Methanolinea sp..
TCAGGATACTGAGGTGAGATCATACATGGTAACAGTGATCGATGGTGACGGGCTGCTTCTCGGCAGGGTTGCGAGCCTTGTAGCGAGACGGGCCCTCTCCGGAGAAGAGATCGCGATCATCAACGCTGAAAAGGTTGTAATCTCAGGAAGCCGGGCACAGGTTCTTGCGAACTATGACCATAAACGACAGCGTGGATCCCGCGAGGGAGGGCCATTCTTTCCGAGGCGTCCTGACCATATCGTGAAACGAACCATCCGCGGGATGCTGCCTTACAAGCGTCCAATAGGAAGGGAGGCCCTCTCACGAGTTAAAGTCTACGTTGGGATCCCTCACCAGCTTGCAGGATTCGACCGGGAGATACCCGATGAGGCGCATATGGACCGGCTGAACACCCCGAAGTTCTTAACCGTCGGGGCAGTGAGTACCTTCCTGGGAGCCAAGTTCTAGGAGAGGCGAGAGCATGGTAAAGATAGTCAATACAAGCGGGAAGAGAAAGACGGCGATAGCCCGGGCGACATTCCGGCCGGGCAACGGCACTGTGAGGATCAATTCCGTCCCCCTCGAGGTCTACCCGAATGAGGTGGTCCGGATGAAAATCTCCGAGCCGCTTCTCCTGTTCCCCAGCGCCATCGATCAGATCGATGTGGCGATCGATGTCAACGGCGGGGGTATCATGGGACAGGCCGAGGCTGTCCGCACAGCGCTGGCACGGGGTATCATCAGGTGGCACAACGATCCTCAAATCAAGGATCTCTTCCTGTCCTATGACAGGACCCTCCTGGTCAACGATTCGCGGCAAAAGGAGCCGAAGAAACCCCACGGCCGTGGTGCACGCAAGAAATTCCAAAAGTCTTATCGTTGATATGACAAAATGAATTAGGAGATCGGACAGGTATG
It contains:
- a CDS encoding 30S ribosomal protein S9 encodes the protein MVKIVNTSGKRKTAIARATFRPGNGTVRINSVPLEVYPNEVVRMKISEPLLLFPSAIDQIDVAIDVNGGGIMGQAEAVRTALARGIIRWHNDPQIKDLFLSYDRTLLVNDSRQKEPKKPHGRGARKKFQKSYR
- a CDS encoding 50S ribosomal protein L13 gives rise to the protein MVTVIDGDGLLLGRVASLVARRALSGEEIAIINAEKVVISGSRAQVLANYDHKRQRGSREGGPFFPRRPDHIVKRTIRGMLPYKRPIGREALSRVKVYVGIPHQLAGFDREIPDEAHMDRLNTPKFLTVGAVSTFLGAKF